A genomic segment from Candidatus Cloacimonadaceae bacterium encodes:
- a CDS encoding tRNA (5-methylaminomethyl-2-thiouridylate)-methyltransferase gives MKQHKAIALFSGGLDSILSVKWMQKHGYTVFPVFFRAPYIPSERAIDIAGKNSIELIVRDITAAHLEMMKNPKYGFGGHLNPCIDCHALMFRMAGNMLAELGADFLISGEVLGQRPMSQRRDALDSVANHSGFPDLLIRPLSQKLLPDTLPIREGWVDKTELLAFHGRGRKDQIRLAAEMEIVYPTPAGGCLLTDRNFTLRLKDLIAHGQTDEESITLLRFGRHFRLSAKTKLIIGRTEADNNELEKHSSSGIRMLIKEVYGPLGIIISEEPERKLLSLAASILLYYSRKAPSPGIVKYGIDNNLDNEIVVSKCPEDILRKHIISLD, from the coding sequence ATGAAACAACATAAAGCCATCGCTCTTTTTTCAGGAGGTTTGGACAGCATCCTCAGCGTGAAATGGATGCAAAAGCACGGATACACCGTCTTTCCCGTGTTTTTTCGTGCTCCCTACATCCCCTCCGAACGGGCGATCGATATAGCCGGCAAAAACTCCATCGAGCTCATCGTGCGCGATATCACAGCCGCGCATCTGGAAATGATGAAAAACCCAAAATATGGATTTGGTGGACACCTCAACCCCTGCATCGATTGCCACGCTTTGATGTTTCGCATGGCAGGAAACATGCTTGCCGAACTTGGCGCGGATTTTCTCATCTCCGGCGAAGTACTTGGTCAAAGACCGATGTCCCAACGCCGCGACGCGTTGGATTCGGTAGCCAATCATTCCGGTTTTCCCGATCTGCTCATCCGTCCGCTCTCTCAAAAACTCCTGCCGGACACCCTTCCCATTCGCGAAGGCTGGGTGGATAAAACCGAACTGCTTGCCTTCCACGGACGCGGCAGAAAAGATCAGATCCGCCTTGCCGCAGAAATGGAGATCGTCTATCCCACTCCCGCAGGTGGTTGTCTTTTAACCGACCGCAATTTCACCCTGCGATTGAAAGATTTGATCGCGCACGGACAAACCGACGAAGAAAGCATTACGCTGCTGCGGTTTGGACGTCATTTTCGCCTCAGCGCCAAGACCAAGCTCATTATCGGCAGAACCGAAGCGGATAACAATGAACTCGAAAAACACTCATCCTCCGGCATCCGCATGTTGATCAAGGAAGTCTATGGTCCCCTGGGGATCATCATTTCAGAAGAACCGGAGCGGAAACTCCTTTCTTTGGCGGCTTCCATCCTGCTCTACTATAGTCGCAAAGCCCCCTCCCCCGGCATTGTCAAGTATGGCATTGACAACAATCTCGATAACGAAATCGTGGTCAGCAAATGCCCCGAAGACATCCTGCGTAAACACATAATTTCTTTGGATTAG
- a CDS encoding TSUP family transporter: MNEIISLSGTDYAIVLPLIFLAGLIDSIAGGGGLISLPAYWSVGIPPHMALGTNKFSSCFGTVFSTANYLRAGMIDIPVALFSAGFALVGSWLGARIALILSPAFLNYLLIVLIPLITVVSLLSKKIGIHDRSHLLKLGYRIILGSLAGFVIGFYDGFFGPGTGTFLILSFTLLLHYDFVVANGNTKVINLASNVAAMITFAHAGKIFYPIAIPGALCGIAGNILGSKLVILKGNILIKRILVIAMILLLIRIIYNIAFHSN, from the coding sequence ATGAACGAAATCATCAGCCTGAGCGGCACCGACTATGCCATCGTCCTGCCCTTAATCTTTTTGGCGGGTTTGATCGATTCGATTGCCGGAGGCGGAGGGTTGATCTCCCTACCGGCATATTGGAGCGTGGGCATCCCTCCGCACATGGCGCTTGGGACAAATAAGTTTTCATCATGTTTCGGGACAGTCTTTTCCACCGCCAACTATTTGCGCGCCGGGATGATCGACATCCCGGTTGCTTTGTTCAGCGCCGGCTTCGCGCTCGTGGGTTCCTGGCTGGGAGCGCGAATAGCTTTGATCCTCTCCCCCGCTTTTTTGAATTATCTCTTGATCGTGCTGATCCCTCTGATCACGGTGGTCTCGTTGCTCAGTAAAAAGATCGGGATTCATGATCGCTCTCATTTGCTCAAGCTTGGATACCGCATCATCTTGGGAAGCCTCGCAGGCTTTGTGATCGGTTTCTATGATGGATTCTTCGGTCCTGGCACCGGCACTTTTCTGATCCTATCCTTCACATTGCTGCTACATTATGACTTCGTCGTGGCAAACGGCAATACTAAGGTGATCAATCTGGCATCAAACGTTGCTGCCATGATCACGTTCGCCCACGCCGGTAAGATTTTCTATCCCATTGCAATACCAGGAGCGCTTTGCGGTATCGCGGGAAACATCCTCGGCTCCAAGCTTGTCATCCTCAAGGGAAACATCCTGATCAAACGTATCCTCGTGATCGCCATGATCTTACTTCTTATCCGAATAATCTACAACATCGCCTTTCATTCCAACTGA
- the umuD gene encoding translesion error-prone DNA polymerase V autoproteolytic subunit, whose protein sequence is MRKKPGSDGTIKAVNGFKAEKKIERPLLGARIPAGFPSPATDYIEGTLDLNDHLIKHPASTFFVRVEGFSMIQAGIFPDDILIVDRSLEAANNSIIVAVLNGELTVKRLRTEAGRYVLLAENDEYNPIVIDEESDFFVWGLVTYVIHKV, encoded by the coding sequence ATGAGAAAAAAACCTGGTAGCGATGGAACGATCAAAGCTGTCAATGGATTCAAGGCGGAGAAGAAGATCGAACGCCCCCTTCTCGGAGCGCGCATACCAGCCGGATTTCCATCTCCGGCAACGGATTACATCGAAGGCACGCTGGATCTGAACGACCATCTGATCAAGCATCCAGCTTCCACGTTCTTTGTGCGGGTGGAAGGATTTTCGATGATCCAGGCAGGGATATTTCCAGACGACATTCTCATCGTGGATCGATCTCTGGAAGCGGCAAATAACTCCATCATCGTAGCTGTCCTAAATGGAGAACTGACGGTGAAGCGCCTGCGCACCGAAGCCGGACGCTATGTCTTGCTTGCCGAAAATGACGAATATAACCCCATCGTCATCGATGAAGAGAGCGATTTCTTCGTCTGGGGTCTGGTCACATACGTGATTCATAAAGTCTGA
- a CDS encoding tetratricopeptide repeat protein, translated as MFKLGYLSLIAVTMLILISACSKTKVVVEQAPVRNPLALAYEASKKGAESFAEKDYQGALARFSEAKALFEEAKPTTTPADSIDINIEDMLLNIARVNSDLAFINSQQGMFTEALASYQTAVDIYASLALLTISKEEQKKIITDIYQNMAVTSQNAGRFEEALSYYDLLLKSDPGNEDMLNAKYNILNDNIKDEVRAFKVLKDYADVSGDYKAFLILGTRYREKGNNPEAAANFERALQLQKDPDVFSRVADFYRSINNWNRSTQLLEQLIATKPDNATTASAYRIMGDNYRQLKNIAKMAEAWEKSVALERNADIALALANHFYQQKNYNKTITYATQVIYMDSSKTAAFLLRGDSYFKQKKNTEAKADLQRIQNDAVHGTNAKKILAAIK; from the coding sequence ATGTTTAAACTCGGATATTTATCGCTCATAGCAGTTACGATGCTGATCCTGATATCGGCTTGCAGCAAAACCAAGGTAGTCGTCGAACAAGCTCCGGTTCGCAATCCTCTGGCTCTTGCTTATGAAGCGTCAAAGAAAGGAGCCGAATCCTTTGCTGAAAAGGATTATCAAGGTGCACTTGCCCGTTTCTCCGAAGCTAAGGCACTTTTTGAAGAAGCAAAACCCACTACCACACCTGCTGATTCCATCGACATCAACATCGAAGACATGCTGTTAAACATCGCCAGAGTCAATTCGGACCTGGCGTTTATCAACTCGCAGCAAGGCATGTTTACCGAAGCCCTCGCATCATACCAGACCGCCGTTGATATCTATGCATCGCTGGCGCTGCTTACCATCAGCAAAGAAGAACAAAAGAAAATCATTACCGACATCTACCAAAATATGGCTGTGACATCTCAAAACGCCGGCAGATTTGAAGAAGCCTTATCCTATTATGATTTACTGCTGAAATCCGACCCTGGAAACGAAGATATGCTCAATGCGAAATACAACATCTTGAACGACAACATCAAAGACGAAGTGCGCGCTTTCAAGGTTTTGAAGGACTATGCCGACGTATCGGGAGACTACAAAGCTTTTCTCATCCTCGGCACACGCTATCGTGAAAAAGGCAATAACCCCGAAGCCGCGGCGAACTTTGAAAGAGCTCTGCAACTGCAAAAAGACCCTGACGTCTTTTCGCGCGTAGCAGATTTCTACCGCTCGATCAATAACTGGAACAGATCCACCCAACTCCTCGAACAACTGATCGCCACCAAACCGGACAACGCTACCACAGCAAGCGCCTATCGGATCATGGGCGACAATTATCGCCAGCTAAAAAACATTGCGAAAATGGCGGAAGCCTGGGAAAAATCCGTGGCTCTCGAACGCAACGCCGATATCGCTCTCGCTCTCGCAAACCATTTTTATCAGCAAAAGAACTATAATAAAACCATCACCTATGCCACTCAGGTGATCTATATGGACTCCAGCAAAACCGCGGCTTTTCTCCTGCGCGGAGATTCCTACTTCAAACAAAAGAAAAACACCGAAGCCAAAGCCGATCTGCAACGCATCCAAAATGATGCCGTTCATGGCACCAACGCCAAAAAAATACTGGCAGCCATCAAATAG
- a CDS encoding HU family DNA-binding protein has product MSRDDLIKKIAGAAGVSQRVAGLALAAVLEGVTEALKQGDRVSLVGFGSFSVAQRKARNGINPKTKKPLKIPARKVPVFKAGKNLKDAVKK; this is encoded by the coding sequence ATGAGCAGAGATGATTTGATCAAAAAGATTGCTGGCGCTGCCGGTGTGTCCCAGAGAGTAGCAGGTCTCGCACTTGCCGCTGTCCTGGAAGGTGTCACAGAAGCCCTTAAACAAGGCGACAGAGTATCCTTGGTCGGGTTTGGTTCGTTCAGCGTTGCCCAACGCAAAGCTCGCAATGGCATCAACCCCAAGACCAAGAAGCCACTAAAGATTCCGGCTCGCAAAGTTCCTGTCTTCAAAGCAGGTAAAAATCTTAAAGACGCCGTGAAAAAGTAA
- a CDS encoding type III PLP-dependent enzyme produces the protein MYKEPYHFNIARYIDPERFARIKEFSRNLESPCLIIDIEMIRQKYHALAKNLPNAQMYYAVKANPSDDIILLLESLGSNFDIASRFELDQMLRLGISPDRLSYGNTIKKKSDIKYFYERGVELFATDSENDLLNIAEVAPGAKVFFRILTEGTGADWPLSKKFGAHSDMIYYLIVQAAELNLTPWGISFHVGSQQRDIGQWDDAVARCKYLFDAVAEEGIELKMINIGGGFPANYVDPTYEVSEYTEEIMRFISEDFGEHIPQIIMEPGRSLIADAGILVSEIINITRKSKNNIYQWVFLDVGKFGGLIETIDESIKFPIYFDKEGLADEIILAGPTCDSMDILYEHYKYHMPETMRPGDRVYIFTTGAYTQSYSSINFNGFPPLRSVVYKDG, from the coding sequence ATGTATAAAGAACCTTATCACTTCAATATAGCACGTTATATCGATCCCGAGCGCTTTGCTCGGATCAAGGAGTTTTCTCGCAACCTGGAAAGCCCTTGCCTGATTATCGATATCGAAATGATCCGGCAAAAGTATCATGCATTGGCGAAGAACCTTCCCAATGCGCAGATGTATTATGCCGTGAAAGCGAATCCGTCCGATGACATCATCCTGCTACTGGAATCCCTCGGTTCAAATTTTGACATCGCTTCCCGCTTTGAGCTCGATCAGATGTTGCGCCTGGGCATTTCTCCAGATCGGCTCAGCTATGGCAACACGATCAAGAAAAAAAGCGACATCAAATACTTCTATGAACGTGGAGTGGAACTCTTTGCCACGGACAGCGAAAACGATCTCTTGAACATCGCGGAAGTAGCACCCGGAGCGAAGGTTTTCTTTAGGATTCTCACCGAAGGCACTGGAGCGGACTGGCCATTATCGAAAAAGTTCGGTGCGCATTCGGACATGATCTATTATCTCATTGTGCAAGCTGCGGAGTTGAATCTGACCCCCTGGGGAATATCCTTTCACGTGGGATCCCAACAGCGGGATATCGGACAGTGGGATGACGCGGTCGCCAGATGCAAATATCTCTTCGACGCGGTTGCGGAAGAGGGAATCGAATTGAAGATGATCAATATCGGTGGCGGTTTCCCCGCAAACTATGTCGATCCCACTTACGAAGTGTCCGAATACACCGAAGAGATCATGCGTTTCATCAGCGAAGATTTTGGCGAGCACATTCCGCAGATCATTATGGAGCCGGGACGTTCGCTGATCGCGGATGCAGGAATCCTTGTTTCGGAGATCATCAATATCACCCGCAAATCCAAAAACAACATCTATCAATGGGTTTTCCTGGACGTGGGTAAGTTTGGCGGATTGATCGAAACAATCGACGAATCGATCAAGTTTCCCATCTATTTCGACAAAGAAGGTTTGGCGGACGAGATCATCCTCGCGGGACCGACCTGCGACAGCATGGACATCCTCTATGAACACTATAAATATCACATGCCGGAAACAATGCGACCTGGAGACCGCGTCTATATTTTCACCACCGGCGCCTATACACAAAGCTATAGCTCGATCAACTTCAACGGTTTCCCGCCACTGAGATCAGTAGTATATAAAGATGGGTGA
- a CDS encoding Ldh family oxidoreductase, translating to MKHLPIDILKSFMIEVFTRVGVPEPDANICADILIASDLKGIESHGIGRLKMYYDRIKLGIQKPLTRIDVIRDRHATAVWDGTHGMGHVIGFKAMQSAIEKAAKYGIGAVAVRNSTHYGICGYYAEMACEKDMIGLTFTNARPSTCPTHGVSPLLGTNPICFGAPSDLPYPFIYDAATSISQRGKVEQYAREEKATPAGWAIDLEGNPQTDTNRLLVDLIKQTASLLPIGGTDELSGSHKGYGLATMVEILCAALQNGSYLNMLLGLDESGKPATYNLGHFFMAINIDFFTEIDDFKNTTGAICRELQASKLFPGQDRVYVAGEKEYESALKIREFGVPIIPNLQRDIEVMQRELNLDMIKL from the coding sequence ATGAAACATCTTCCCATCGACATTCTTAAATCCTTCATGATCGAAGTTTTCACCCGCGTCGGAGTGCCCGAACCCGATGCCAATATTTGCGCGGACATCCTCATCGCCAGTGACCTCAAGGGCATCGAATCCCACGGGATCGGACGCCTCAAGATGTATTATGACCGCATCAAACTCGGAATTCAAAAACCCCTCACCCGGATTGACGTGATCCGAGACAGACACGCCACGGCAGTCTGGGATGGAACCCACGGCATGGGGCACGTGATCGGTTTCAAAGCCATGCAAAGCGCGATCGAAAAAGCCGCCAAATATGGCATCGGTGCGGTTGCTGTGAGAAATTCCACCCACTATGGCATCTGCGGATACTATGCCGAGATGGCATGCGAAAAAGACATGATCGGTCTCACTTTCACAAACGCCCGTCCTTCCACTTGTCCTACCCACGGCGTCTCACCGCTTTTGGGAACTAATCCGATCTGTTTCGGAGCGCCTTCCGATCTGCCTTACCCTTTTATCTACGATGCTGCCACGTCCATCTCCCAAAGAGGAAAGGTCGAACAATACGCCCGTGAGGAAAAAGCCACTCCCGCCGGCTGGGCGATCGATCTGGAAGGAAATCCTCAGACCGATACCAATCGGCTATTGGTGGATCTGATCAAGCAGACCGCTTCATTATTGCCCATTGGCGGAACGGACGAGCTTTCCGGTTCCCACAAGGGTTATGGACTGGCAACGATGGTGGAAATCCTCTGTGCTGCCCTGCAAAACGGCAGCTATCTGAACATGCTCCTCGGTCTGGACGAAAGCGGCAAACCCGCCACATACAATCTTGGGCATTTTTTCATGGCGATCAATATCGATTTCTTCACGGAAATTGACGACTTCAAAAATACAACCGGTGCCATTTGCAGAGAATTACAAGCATCAAAGCTCTTTCCCGGGCAGGATCGCGTCTATGTCGCAGGGGAAAAGGAATATGAAAGTGCGCTCAAAATCCGTGAATTTGGAGTGCCTATCATACCTAATTTGCAGAGAGATATCGAGGTTATGCAACGCGAATTGAACCTTGACATGATAAAGCTGTAG
- the trxA gene encoding thioredoxin: MIVELNNKDFDQSIASGAVIVDFWADWCGPCRVLAPILEELEGEYNDVTIVKLNVDDFPEIAGKHGVMSIPTLMFFKSGKLIDTTVGVVSKAVIEKKIADIRG, translated from the coding sequence ATGATAGTTGAGCTTAACAACAAGGATTTTGACCAGAGTATCGCAAGCGGTGCCGTGATCGTGGATTTTTGGGCGGACTGGTGTGGACCCTGCCGAGTTCTTGCACCTATTTTGGAAGAGCTGGAGGGAGAATATAACGATGTCACCATAGTAAAATTGAATGTGGACGACTTTCCCGAGATTGCCGGAAAGCACGGCGTGATGAGCATTCCCACCCTGATGTTCTTCAAATCCGGCAAATTGATCGATACTACAGTCGGCGTCGTCTCCAAAGCGGTGATCGAAAAGAAGATTGCGGATATCAGAGGCTGA
- a CDS encoding lysophospholipid acyltransferase family protein: MKRNKILHHIEYCSLRTVLFVLRVLPYKLSMAFIRCLVVGIGYHAGVRKIVALRQIEMVYPEKSLADRRALLKKLYLYMALMVGEIYVMREKKLIANSSFQGMEYIEAAFAMGRGAILATAHFGNWEAARVFPKFGIPVSVIVKRQRNILFDRFNNAIRGKHGVGVIDMRRGLRDIITCLHKNEMVAILADQNAGKAGIVLDFLGFPASHWKGVAKLSLRYKIPIIPGFALMTEGSHIRFCFEPPIYHPELDDNEENYAIVLGEINAVVERYIRDYPEQWFWVHKRWKGAYDMFAG; this comes from the coding sequence TTGAAAAGAAATAAAATCCTCCATCATATCGAATATTGTTCATTGCGGACGGTGCTTTTTGTCCTTCGCGTCTTGCCCTACAAGCTGAGTATGGCATTTATCCGCTGTCTCGTGGTTGGGATCGGATACCACGCCGGAGTTCGCAAAATAGTAGCATTGCGCCAGATTGAAATGGTCTATCCGGAAAAGAGCCTTGCCGACCGGCGTGCATTGCTCAAAAAGCTCTATCTTTATATGGCTTTGATGGTGGGGGAGATCTATGTGATGAGGGAGAAAAAGCTGATCGCAAACTCCTCCTTCCAGGGGATGGAATACATCGAGGCTGCTTTTGCCATGGGCAGGGGAGCGATCCTCGCCACTGCACATTTTGGCAATTGGGAAGCGGCGCGAGTATTTCCCAAATTCGGAATTCCCGTCTCCGTGATCGTCAAGCGCCAGCGAAACATTCTCTTTGATCGGTTCAACAATGCCATCCGCGGAAAACACGGGGTCGGGGTCATCGATATGCGCCGCGGGCTCAGAGACATCATCACCTGTCTCCACAAAAACGAAATGGTCGCAATTCTCGCTGATCAAAACGCGGGCAAGGCGGGCATCGTTCTCGATTTTCTCGGCTTCCCCGCCTCCCATTGGAAGGGCGTGGCAAAACTCTCCCTGCGCTACAAGATCCCGATCATCCCCGGTTTCGCGCTCATGACGGAAGGCTCCCACATCCGCTTTTGTTTCGAGCCCCCTATCTATCATCCCGAGCTGGACGACAACGAGGAAAACTATGCCATCGTCCTCGGCGAGATCAATGCCGTCGTGGAACGCTATATCCGCGACTACCCGGAACAGTGGTTCTGGGTGCATAAGCGCTGGAAAGGCGCTTATGACATGTTTGCCGGATAG
- a CDS encoding cupin domain-containing protein gives MKEFDMNEYRTIIDKLNMMAHPEGGFYRRNWQSLLMGNVKDNTGKEIFPNRFIGSSIIYLLPENMVCKWHRVKCDEMWHHYRGTALKMYLLSQKGLETIILGSDIISGEMPQFLIPRNTWFAAELIEPKDYALCGCTLWPTFSYTDFELAETDSLVDDFPAQKEIIERIQNHAQ, from the coding sequence ATGAAAGAGTTTGATATGAACGAATACCGCACTATAATCGACAAACTCAATATGATGGCTCATCCCGAGGGTGGGTTTTATCGCCGCAACTGGCAATCGCTTCTGATGGGAAACGTCAAAGACAACACCGGAAAGGAGATCTTTCCAAACCGCTTCATCGGTTCATCGATAATTTATCTTCTGCCCGAGAACATGGTCTGTAAATGGCACCGCGTCAAATGCGACGAGATGTGGCATCACTATCGGGGCACCGCTCTGAAGATGTATCTGCTTTCGCAAAAAGGCTTGGAGACGATCATCCTGGGCTCCGATATCATCAGCGGAGAAATGCCGCAGTTTTTGATCCCGCGGAATACCTGGTTCGCAGCCGAACTGATCGAGCCAAAGGATTATGCCCTATGCGGTTGCACGCTCTGGCCAACCTTTTCCTACACCGATTTTGAGCTTGCGGAAACGGATAGCCTGGTGGATGATTTCCCCGCTCAGAAAGAGATCATCGAACGCATCCAAAATCACGCTCAATAA